The following are encoded together in the Populus trichocarpa isolate Nisqually-1 chromosome 5, P.trichocarpa_v4.1, whole genome shotgun sequence genome:
- the LOC7480435 gene encoding acetylornithine aminotransferase, mitochondrial produces MNSIHISSNPIVSHSLTHHRWLSTSHKLYPQVIKINGRKSLTTSCLNVDVNAPDISRKVTAQNSKEVIELEGKVMVGTYGRAPVVLVSGKGCKLYDVEGREYLDMTSGIAVNALGHCDPDWVKAVADQAHVLTHVSNVYYSVPQVELAKRLVDCSFADRVFFTNSGAEANEAAIKFARKFQRHSNPDVKDPATEFISFTNSFHGRTMGALALTSKEQYRTPFEPVMPGVTFVEYGNIKATQELIRRGKTAAVFVEPIQGEGGIYSATKAFLEFLRTACDDAGALLVFDEVQCGLGRTGYLWAHEAYGIFPDIMTLAKPLAGGLPIGAALVTERVASSINYGDHGSTFAGGSLVCNAALTVLEKISKPEFLSSVSKKGLYLKEILQQKLGRNSHVKEIRGLGFIIGIELDVPASPLVSACRNSGLLVLTAGKGNVVRLVPPLTVTKQELRLASDILQNAMSVLDENNSE; encoded by the exons ATGAATTCTATTCACATTTCATCAAATCCCATTGTttctcactcactcactcaccACCGTTGGCTCTCCACTTCACACAAACTCTATCCCCAAGTGATCAAAATCAACGGCAGAAAATCACTGACAACATCATGCCTCAATGTAGACGTGAATGCGCCAGATATTTCAAGAAAAGTAACAGCCCAAAACAGCAAAGAAGTGATAGAGCTAGAAGGGAAGGTAATGGTAGGGACTTACGGGAGAGCGCCTGTTGTTTTGGTGAGTGGCAAAGGTTGTAAATTGTATGATGTTGAAGGGCGTGAGTATTTGGACATGACTTCAGGGATTGCTGTTAATGCTTTAGGACACTGTGATCCTGATTGGGTTAAGGCTGTTGCTGATCAAGCTCATGTTTTGACTCATGTTAGCAATGTCTACTATTCTGTTCCTcag GTAGAGCTTGCTAAGCGTCTAGTGGATTGCTCGTTTGCTGATCGAGTGTTTTTTACAAATTCTGGAGCAGAGGCAAATGAAGCAGCTATCAAATTTGCTAGGAAGTTCCAAAGACACTCAAACCCTGACGTGAAAGACCCAGCTACAGAATTCATATCTTTCACTAATAGCTTCCATGGCAGGACAATGGGTGCACTTGCTTTAACAAGCAAAGAACAATATAGAACACCTTTTGAACCTGTTATGCCTGGAGTCACTTTTGTAGAATATGGAAATATAAAGGCTACACAAGAATTAATTCGGCGTGGGAAAACTGCTGCAGTTTTTGTGGAACCCATCCAAGGTGAAGGAGGCATTTATAGTGCAACAAAGGCGTTTTTGGAGTTCTTGCGAACTGCTTGTGATGATGCTGGGGCACTCCTGGTGTTTGATGAG GTGCAATGTGGTTTAGGTAGAACTGGATACCTCTGGGCCCATGAAGCTTATGGGATCTTCCCAGATATAATGACACTCGCAAAACCACTTGCTGGAGGTCTACCTATTGGTGCCGCTTTGGTGACTGAAAGAGTTGCTTCATCTATAAATTATGGTGACCATGGAAGTACATTTGCTGGTGGTTCCCTTGTTTGCAATGCAGCCCTTACTGTTCTGGAGAAAATCTCAAAACCAGAATTTTTGTCTAGTGTATCTAAGAAAGGGCTGTacttaaaagaaattttgcagCAAAAGCTTGGCAGGAACTCACATGTGAAAGAAATCCGAGGTCTTGGGTTTATTATTGGAATTGAGTTGGATGTCCCAGCCTCACCACTAGTTTCTGCTTGTCGAAATTCTGGCCTTCTTGTGTTAACTGCTGGAAAAGGAAATGTCGTGAGACTTGTGCCTCCATTGACTGTAACTAAGCAGGAACTTCGTCTTGCATCTGATATTCTACAAAATGCAATGTCTGTACTTGATGAGAATAATTCAGAGTAG